From a region of the Calliphora vicina chromosome 4, idCalVici1.1, whole genome shotgun sequence genome:
- the LOC135958997 gene encoding dual specificity protein phosphatase 13B isoform X3, whose product MSWRYASPSRLESAASSSEHTTGRQLQRVLHYSMTPCRTLPGLRRSECAIHDVDADEVYPGIYIGDAAAAKNKTYLRMMGITHVLNAAEGCRYGQVDTGHSYYRDMPSVKTNQTYKRNVSGRNNKDGIFRYMGFPMIDAPTTDISRYFYVAAKFIDSAISSGGKVLVHCLVGVSRSATCVLAYLMICRKMSAVDAIRTVRMRRDIHPNDGFLQQLADLDMELRRKNLYPF is encoded by the exons TCGCCCAGCCGTCTGGAGTCAGCAGCCTCTTCAAGTGAACACACCACAGGACGTCAATTGCAACGTGTGTTGCATTATTCAATGACACCCTGCCGCACATTGCCAGGTCTAAGAAGGTCAGAATGTGCCATACACGATGTGGACGCCGATGAAGTTTATCCAGGCATTTACATTGGTGATGC AGCTGCtgctaaaaataaaacatacctGCGTATGATGGGCATTACACATGTACTGAATGCCGCAGAAGGTTGTCGTTATGGCCAGGTCGATACAGGGCACAGTTACTATCGTGATATGCCGAGTGTTAA aacaAATCAAACCTATAAAAGAAATGTGAGTGGAAGAAACAACAAAGACGGTATTTTCAGGTACATGGGCTTCCCAATGATTGATGCACCTACAACCGATATTTCACGTTATTTCTATGTGGCGGCCAAATTTATTGACAGTGCCATCAGCAGCGGTG GCAAAGTTTTAGTTCACTGTTTGGTGGGCGTTTCACGATCGGCCACCTGCGTCTTGGCCTACTTGATGATCTGTCGCAAAATGTCAGCGGTCGATGCCATACGCACAGTACGCATGCGCCGTGATATTCATCCCAATGATGGTTTCCTACAACAATTGGCTGATTTAGATATGGAACTGAGACGTAAAAATCTATATCCCTTTTAA
- the LOC135958997 gene encoding dual specificity protein phosphatase 13B isoform X1, with product MSWRYALGSDRYSADRYSTASSIGDRYSSLYHQSPSRLESAASSSEHTTGRQLQRVLHYSMTPCRTLPGLRRSECAIHDVDADEVYPGIYIGDAAAAKNKTYLRMMGITHVLNAAEGCRYGQVDTGHSYYRDMPSVKTNQTYKRNVSGRNNKDGIFRYMGFPMIDAPTTDISRYFYVAAKFIDSAISSGGKVLVHCLVGVSRSATCVLAYLMICRKMSAVDAIRTVRMRRDIHPNDGFLQQLADLDMELRRKNLYPF from the exons CTTGGCAGTGATAGATACTCTGCTGATAGATATTCTACAGCCAGTAGTATTGGTGATAGATACAGTTCGCTGTATCATCAG TCGCCCAGCCGTCTGGAGTCAGCAGCCTCTTCAAGTGAACACACCACAGGACGTCAATTGCAACGTGTGTTGCATTATTCAATGACACCCTGCCGCACATTGCCAGGTCTAAGAAGGTCAGAATGTGCCATACACGATGTGGACGCCGATGAAGTTTATCCAGGCATTTACATTGGTGATGC AGCTGCtgctaaaaataaaacatacctGCGTATGATGGGCATTACACATGTACTGAATGCCGCAGAAGGTTGTCGTTATGGCCAGGTCGATACAGGGCACAGTTACTATCGTGATATGCCGAGTGTTAA aacaAATCAAACCTATAAAAGAAATGTGAGTGGAAGAAACAACAAAGACGGTATTTTCAGGTACATGGGCTTCCCAATGATTGATGCACCTACAACCGATATTTCACGTTATTTCTATGTGGCGGCCAAATTTATTGACAGTGCCATCAGCAGCGGTG GCAAAGTTTTAGTTCACTGTTTGGTGGGCGTTTCACGATCGGCCACCTGCGTCTTGGCCTACTTGATGATCTGTCGCAAAATGTCAGCGGTCGATGCCATACGCACAGTACGCATGCGCCGTGATATTCATCCCAATGATGGTTTCCTACAACAATTGGCTGATTTAGATATGGAACTGAGACGTAAAAATCTATATCCCTTTTAA
- the LOC135958997 gene encoding dual specificity protein phosphatase 13A isoform X2 — translation MSWRYALGSDRYSADRYSTASSIGDRYSSLYHQSPSRLESAASSSEHTTGRQLQRVLHYSMTPCRTLPGLRRSECAIHDVDADEVYPGIYIGDAAAAKNKTYLRMMGITHVLNAAEGCRYGQVDTGHSYYRDMPSVKYMGFPMIDAPTTDISRYFYVAAKFIDSAISSGGKVLVHCLVGVSRSATCVLAYLMICRKMSAVDAIRTVRMRRDIHPNDGFLQQLADLDMELRRKNLYPF, via the exons CTTGGCAGTGATAGATACTCTGCTGATAGATATTCTACAGCCAGTAGTATTGGTGATAGATACAGTTCGCTGTATCATCAG TCGCCCAGCCGTCTGGAGTCAGCAGCCTCTTCAAGTGAACACACCACAGGACGTCAATTGCAACGTGTGTTGCATTATTCAATGACACCCTGCCGCACATTGCCAGGTCTAAGAAGGTCAGAATGTGCCATACACGATGTGGACGCCGATGAAGTTTATCCAGGCATTTACATTGGTGATGC AGCTGCtgctaaaaataaaacatacctGCGTATGATGGGCATTACACATGTACTGAATGCCGCAGAAGGTTGTCGTTATGGCCAGGTCGATACAGGGCACAGTTACTATCGTGATATGCCGAGTGTTAA GTACATGGGCTTCCCAATGATTGATGCACCTACAACCGATATTTCACGTTATTTCTATGTGGCGGCCAAATTTATTGACAGTGCCATCAGCAGCGGTG GCAAAGTTTTAGTTCACTGTTTGGTGGGCGTTTCACGATCGGCCACCTGCGTCTTGGCCTACTTGATGATCTGTCGCAAAATGTCAGCGGTCGATGCCATACGCACAGTACGCATGCGCCGTGATATTCATCCCAATGATGGTTTCCTACAACAATTGGCTGATTTAGATATGGAACTGAGACGTAAAAATCTATATCCCTTTTAA